gtttcttttagagGTTTAGCCTTTCTGGTTGAGgattaaaataggaaaatttgaCCCAGGCTCcccaaaaggcaaaagaaaaatcctgaaaaaaaaaaatgtttaattcatTTCTGGATTTAGCAGAGGAGGAGATATCAACATCTTGCTGGTAATTTTTAGCAGTTCTGCTATACTGGTAGTACTGTCCCTGTATGCAATAGCACTTTTTGGAGCAGGAATACGAGAGCCACCAGCAGATGCCATTTACTGCTCGGGTGTTGGAGTGCTTGCGAGTGCCTGCCGTGACCAGTAGATGACTGCTGACCCATTAGCTCTCCATCTGAGAACGCCCATGCACTGGTGCAGCTCTCGTTTCTAGATGAGGCACAGTGTTAGGTTTATGCTTAATCCTTACAGGAGTGCTACAAGGCTTTCCTCATGCTTTTCTTGCAGCATTTACTCTTTGGTGTGTAGAGTTCAAAAAAGCCCTTCCTTCCAATGGCTACAGCGGtgattttttgtttcccttctacAAGGGAACCTGAAATGCAGAGGCCAAATAGTAATGTGTACTTGCCTAGAAATAATGTGCTGAGTTTGTAACTactggagaaaataatttggcACATAGTTATTTCTGTGTATCTCCCTAGCACCAAGAACAATTAGGCACCAGCTGAAGACAGTGACTGCCAAAAGCGCATTTGGATGAGGTGGGTGTTTCTGGGTGGTACAGTCATGTGTTAACAAGTGTGACTGCATCACTAAAACAGAAGTATATTTGTATCCCCAAGCCCTTTGTAGGGATATGCCACCCTCAAGAGGAAAGGACACCAATAAAGCATCTGCCagggaggaaaggcaaagaaatgaGTACAGGATAATGAGGTGTATTTAACTGCTTGCTGTTAGCAAAAACCATCCACCTGAACTGGATATAGTGTTCACAGCCGCTTCAGGAATCATTCTCTGTGAAAGCTGAGGTGGGAGCAGGTCAGCTGCTCCAAATACAGTTCTCTGGATGTTAGAAGAAATCTAAACTGATGGGTGCAATGGGTGGGCAGCAGACAGAACAGGgagggcagctgcagcagggacagggatccAGGAAGCTTTGTGCAAACCCTAGAGGAGATGTAAACCCTTTCCCTGCAATACGCACACACAGTCTTCTGACAGAGATAGGAAACCAGACATAATTTTTTCTACTTGCTGAGACTGAACTCTCACCGGGCACAGAGCTACTTGCAAAAAATCTTAGCTCCAGTGCATAAAATCTTGCTCCCTCTCGCTCCTTGAATCCAGTGCTAAGCTCCAGTGGATGCCTGTGTACTTcatggggaggggaaagcagcaTCCCACAGGAATCTTAACctttatgcattttgaaatagGAACCCAAGTTTTTTCTTAACACATCACACGCGTGGATAAATGCTAGAGATGAAATGATACTGTGTGGGGTTGTGTGATAAAGTGTTCGGCACAGTGGATTTTGTTAGAGAACGAGTGATGATTTGCAGTCAGACACCAAGAAATGCAAGCCGCAAGTGCTTTTAATAGGATAACTACCCACTCGTTTGCTTAGATTTCTTGTAGTTGCATCTTCCACCACTGGAGTCTTGAAGAGTGAGCAGATACAGCCCAGTGAAAATGATACAAAAGAAACCACCCTGCATTTTGAGAAATGTTTAGCAGCTTAGATCCAGAGTATAATACTGTTAACAGTGCATAAATGACAGCTATTTTCTGTTTATCTACATATCACTCCATTCTTTGAGCTTTAtccattattatttaaatatgagTATTTTAAGTGTCTTCTCAAAAGCAACCcctattttttcttccaatttgaTTTCACAAGATATTGTCAAACTTCTTACATGTAAATGCATAAACAATATACTCTACCCTCCAGCAGTCATAAAGGGAGAAGCAGGGGAGAGGAAGTCCTGCCCCTGGATATCCAGTGTTATGACTCAGTACTCAGGAAATGTGGGAAACAAAGGTCTTCAATCTTAAATGTTTCAGTGGGGTTTTCTTTGCTGCCTTCTGCTAATCTGCTAATCCTTTTAGAAAGCTGAATTCCACGGCTCTTTCTGGAGACAGAAGAGCACAGCTGATGTTTaaagcagtttttttctttcagcataatACAGCCATTGCCGAGGTCACGGGGGCTGCAGAGGCTGTGCTCTGACTGCAATGGTAGTGAAGTGCGCTCGCTTGCACTGAGCATGAGCCAAATTCCACTCTGTCGCATCCTAATATCTTCAAAATTTAGCTGTGCTACCGCTGCGCTAGAGCTACACAGCATGACAAGTGAGCTTTCCACTAGATTCCTGGCTGGGTTAAAATCAACAGTAAAGCAAATGCACCGTTTCTAGTACTTCTGAATAGCATCTCATTTGGACCTTGGTGTGAAAGCAGAATACAGTAAGTTGTAAGTGACAGAAAGGAACTAGTTCAATATCTCAGGTTTCAAACCCCGTCATCTTGCAAGAAACACCTCTGACAGCTGTTGTGTCAGCTGGTAGCTAGTGggcaaaatacaaaaattattaaacTCCAGAGTTTGTAataaaggggagggagaggaggagagagaaacgACAGTGATGGCTTCTTTTTGGGTTTTCTTGTCTAATGCAAACCCCTGAAAGTCTCTTGGAAGAACATCTGCAAAGACCGGTGATACCTTTTCTGACCTGAGGGTGTGCATAGTGGTCTCATGTCTCAGCTTCTTTGTGATGTCCCTAAGCTGCTGGCCCACGTGCCAAACCAGAGCACCTTTGCAGGagactgctgctgctgacagTGGGGTTTGTAGTTCCCGTAGGAAGCCTCAAGTCCCTATTCCTGCTAGAAAGCATTGAGTGGCTGGCAATGAATGCAAAGTCACACAGCCTGAATCTGTTTGCCCTGCAAAGTGCACAACCCGCCCCCGGGTTCAGGTGTGGCTCTTAGCAACTCACCTGCACTCAGGGGTAAATGCCCACTGCTCTTTTAGCACTCTTGCTGTTGGCAAACTTGCACTGCTGGTTTTGCGGCAACAGCTGTTCTTGCACTCATTGGCACTGTGGCTTGGCATCTAGAGCATGTAGATCAAGATTGGCCAAGGTGCCATCTTTGAGGCTTTAGAAGGCGGCCCACAATGGGATTTGTTCATTGTTCATTGTGGTTATCTTTGAACCAGCTGGCCAGGGCTGCCTGGAGTGCCTACAAGGTCCTTTTAGCTCTTCTGGGACTGGGGACATGGACTAGATgctctgggggagggaggggtttAGAGGTGCCAGCTAGCGAGCATCCCGCAGGATCCCCTCCCCAGGTGTGCACTGCATACTGAGGTCACTCCCCCTGCCCTTACTGGAGAAGCTGCTGCGTGGCCTTTTCCAGAGACCCACGCTGCCAGCACTGCGGTCCATCTCTGCTTTCTCACCTGCTGGGACAGCGGGTGCACAGCCCTACTGCTTGAAGCAGTTGAGAAGAGACTCGAGGGACATCGAGCTTCTGGGGGTGGAgggctgcagccagagctgccagCCTGAGTTCTTCATCAGGTGGCCCTCGACCAAACCTCACTAAGCCACCCACAGCAATGCTCCGGGGGCCGTGGCACAAACTGTGTGGCTGGGTTTGGTGCTGAAAGTCACAGGGACCGTGCCTGGCCGGGTGTGTAAGGTTGGGATGAGGACATGAAGAAAGGAGTGTCTCATGCTTCTCTCCCTTCTAACATCTCCATAAGGAGGACCAGCTGCTCTTTACAAGCTTAACTCTCCCTCGTCCCTGCTGAAGCGGTGTCTCAGAGCCCCAGGCACGATGCGTACCCAGCTCACCGGAGGTGCCCCAACTGTCTGGCTCCTTTCCTTGGGGCTACGCCCACGTCTGTCATGGGTGCGCAGTGGCAGAGGGCTCACAACACCGGCTTGCCGTGAAACTGGTAACCCATGAAAGCACCTTGCCTGCTGCTGGGGTGCTGCAAGGGCATAACACAGGGAAGTCCTTCACCGATGGGAGAAGGCAGGACTGCAGCTGCACTCGGCTAATCAAGACAGGATGATGCTAGGTGTGTTTAAAGCTACTGCCTTTCTCTGGGGATGGCTTGGCTCTATGCTGCAGGCCTGTGCCAAACTAATGAAATCATGTCTTAATTCCAAGGAATTCTATCTTCGTATTTGCGATGAGGGTTTAAAACCTGTGTGTTGTTTTACTTAAAACTTCATTGATGACTGAgggttacttttcttttttttttaaaattttgcttctttGTCTACTTCAAGTGTGTGTTTCCTTAATATTTAAGGTAATACTTTATGCTTCAAGCCAGGCAGCTGTGCAAATCCCAACTGGATCAGAACCACAATATGCTACCTCTTTTTCCAGAGCAAAACTGATCCCAGATGATTCATCTCTTTAAAACTTGGGCAATTTATGCTCCCAGTACTACTGatacaaaaaaaatcctagtgTAAATGCAGAGTCTTGGTGCTTTTCCTTAAATACGACAAATGTCATCTCAGTTATATAAATTTatacaggttaaaaaaacaaTGAGTATGTTCTCCTTATATGAACAAAAGCTCTTAAAGATATTGCCTACACCGCACAAGCTTCTGGAAGGCTTTCTTGAAATCTTCATTAAAGATTGTGTAGATTAGAGGGTTAATAAGGGAATTTATATATCCCAGCCATGCTAGGAAATTAGACATGTCTTCTGAGATGTGACATCTTTCACAGATATTCACAACTActtcttttacaaaaaaaggGAGCCAGCAGATCACAAATGCCCCCAAGATCAGACCCAGCGTAGTTGCTGCCTTTCGCTCTCTTGTGCTGGAgattctttgttttttccaggaCTTCTCGTGCTTAGATTCAGACCTGGGGCTTCGTAGGGTGATATTGATTTTATCGCAGTCCACCAGGGGATCTGATGTCTTCTCCACTGTGCTGGGCATTGAAGCCGATTTGGTGCTTCTTTCACCTGCGTCCAAAAGGACTTGTCCATTTACCTCCTCCCTTACAATCCGGCTGACGCTTCTTCTGTGAAAAGTCTTTGCTGCCTTGTATATCTTATAATAAAGGATCAGAATCAAGGCCAGCGGGATATAGAAGGCGCCAAATGTCGAGTAAATGGTGAAAACAATGTGGTCATGTTTGATGATGCATTCGTCTTCTCTGCTTGTCGTCTGGTGCCGCCAAAACAAAGGCGGCATGGAGATAAAAATGGATATGATCCATACCACTGCAATCATGATGCCAGCATGCTTAGGTGTCCTTTTCCGTGCATATTCCACAGCATCCGTGATTGCTCTGTACCGGTCCAAAGCAATGGCAGAGAGATGCAAGATGGAACACGTGCAGCACGTAATGTCCACGCTCAGCCAGATGTCACACACCACTTGCCCCATGATCCAGGTCTCCTTTACAATGTAGACAATGCTGAAGGGCATCACTAGGACTGCCACAAGGAAGTCAGTCACTGCAAGAGAGCAGATTAAATAGTTGGCGGGGTGGTGGAGCTTTCTTGTCACAATTATTGCAGTCATCACGAGAGAATTGATGGCCGTTGTCATTAGTGCAAGCACAGACAGGGTAATGGAAATGAGAATCTTGGATGTCACCCATTTGAATAGTTCCTCTGATGTACCGTTTTGTTCAGTTGAGTTTATTAAATCCATGTTCCTTTTTAAAGGTGATCTTTACCAGTAGCAGTTATCTGTTGGAAAAGTAAAAACATTCAGAAAGTGCATCCTCAGCCTCCAGGAAGTCTTGATTTTTGTCATCTTAAAAGACTATGGGCCCCAAACTTACAAGAACCTCAGACTTATCATTAGAATTGATTCTGGCTCCAGACAGAATTTCCTGGCTAGCACTATGTGGGATGCTCTGCCTCCAGGATAGgggcctcctctttctccttggTCGTGCCGTTGGGAAGGGCACATTTGCACGGCAGGGGAGAGGAGCGTGCCGTGGCGCCTGAGACGGCCCTGCCCTGCGGGGTGCTGCGCGTCGCTACATGGGGGAACCAGCCTTGCTCCTCGAGCAGGGCAGCGGCATCAGGGCCGCCCCTGGGGTGCAGAGCCCGCCCTCCTGCTAAGTGCTTACTCTGAAAGGATTGTAGTGGAGTCTTGAAACTGGTTAAATGTGGACAATCTCATCCTCAAGTAACTACTAATACTGCTTTTAGGCTAGCACTGTCTATTCCACTAAGCAATGTAATGACTGTTGAAAACTTTAATCCACAGAAGGCAGGAATAatgcttcttttctctcttttctctataTAAACTCCTTTTTCCCCATCAGTATGTGAGTCGTTCCTTGTGTATAGATAAGCATGGGCTTTCTAAAGTGAGACATAGTTTTcaagagaagacagaaatgtgAAACATTGCAGTacaaacaggagaagaaacaatTGCGTGTTGAAAGTTTCCTTTCTAAAgtttcatttctaaaatgaaacagctgaatatattttaaagcttCAAAGGGTTGACTTAATGTCTAACTAAATATTATACATGGATTAGAGTCCTGAGAACATCATTACTTTTCCTCAAGTTTTGCTATTCTGTGGTTGCTGCCGAAGAAAACCGCAGAAAACGTGGATGCTAGTTGTTCTGCTAATGACTGTCTCTGCAGAAACAGCGTAACTCCTCTTATGGCTCTGCAGGAAGCAAAAAGCAGGGAAACACTGATGAAGTAAATTCTCAGTTATGTTCTGAGGATCTGCACCCTACTTTCTTATCAAGAAAGGTTTCTGAGCACTCTACGGACTGCAGCTGAAGTAAAAGTTTCCAGCTTTTTAGACTAGAGCTTGTAACTCACAGTTAAGAGGATCAGATTTCATCCTCTTGCAAGTTGTGACATGCAATTTCTTGTGCATGCAAGATCTACCAGATGAAGTGGGGTTTTCTCTGATAACTTTTGTAGTGAGTGGGTTGCGCTTGTGTTGCATTGGATGCCACGTGTAGGGAAATAGGTAAAATAAGTGAATactttttcttaggaaaaatgGGTCTCATTAACATAACTAAAGCTTTTTGGTATTATGCTGGAGtggcttaaaaagaaatctcatatACTGTATGTAACCTTGGACCCAGCTCACTAATTTCTTTTGATATTCTAACCTGGGCAATGCTTAATATGCTATTGACCTACTCAGAAAGATTTTTAGCATTGCTTGACCAACATTTAATTATATGGAAgaacaaggaaaggaaatgtattttacGTGGTGATATTTACAAACGCTGAGCAGAATCTTGTCCTGTACACGAGCTGATTACAGCATGTGTgtgctctctttctctttgtgttcctctctctctctgaactTGAAATATACTTCACACGCATAAAAATAGTCTTTCATCATGTCAGTGTCACCTTAAAACCTTCTGAATCCACAGTAATTGCTAGTTTGCAGGTATTTTTGTCTATAGCTATTCCAGAGAAGGAATAGCACATATAGTGTTTTGTGGTGAACGTTCAAGCTCTGCtaaataaatcttcatttttgAGCTTGTATAAATACAtggcaaaaaaaagtttattggGAAAAACTAAGACTTCTGTTGATATCCAGCAGTTGATCATATTTTAGAACAGTTACTCATTATGGTTAATTACCTTATAACTTTCTAACTCTTTGGATATTAGTCCTTAATTGCAAGCAAGCAAAAAGCAATTTAGAGATAATGAAAGCTGCTTAATAGCTTTTGAAAGATTATTCAGTTTGAGACCATGGAGTAAGGAAAATAGTACGGGtgagtttgcaaaactggtgtGTAGGAATAAGTAGGTTTCCTTAGTGCTGCAGTGATTTGGAGGCTCTTCATAAGAAGCACAGTGACAGAAATGTGCTTACTTGCCATGTGCACTGATTATGCTTCTCTGTGTGGTTTTAAGATTATCAACTGGTACACTCAGATTTCATTCAGGCTGCTAGCATGGAAACACAGCAGTATTGAAGACTACCACACAGAGTTTTTAGTGTACTACTGTTAGATAGATAATTGTGCTGAGGTCTCCTGTTCGTGGGACATAACCTGTTCTTTAATGGTACTCATCTGGACAATCTGCCCTCCTGTTCCTACGTGGAGTGTTAAGACCCTCTGCTGTTGCCCTCACAGCCCCCGGCAGGATGGTCCCTGCGGGCTGCTGTGCAGACCAGAGTGTGGCTCCATCCAAGGGAGACAGCAGTGTGGTGACAAGATCTGCCCTCCAAGGCGATGGCTCCCTTTGAGGTAACAGAGCCGTTCAGCGGGCTGTGCTGCTTGGGACTGCCAGTCACAAAGTTTTGTGGCTTTCTTGTCCCAGTGGGATGAGGATCCTCTGCTAACCATGGCGGGAATTTGCGCAAGGTTATTGGGTGGTCATTAGctaaaaagattgttttataAGTATGTGGAGTTGGAACGCTGGCAGCATTTAAggactgctgcttctctctcttgATCACTTCCAGGATGAACTAGTTCTGGATTTTCTCTTGCTAAGTTGAACTCAGTTCAGCCAGTGGCCATCACTGGCTTCTGTCCTCAGCAAGCAACTGAATCACTTTTAGGAGTATGAAGGATCATGCTGTAAACAGTGCACTGGATTAGGATGCAGGAGAGCTGGCTTCTGCCCCTCTGCTGTAGGCT
This genomic interval from Calonectris borealis chromosome 1, bCalBor7.hap1.2, whole genome shotgun sequence contains the following:
- the HTR1F gene encoding 5-hydroxytryptamine receptor 1F, with the translated sequence MDLINSTEQNGTSEELFKWVTSKILISITLSVLALMTTAINSLVMTAIIVTRKLHHPANYLICSLAVTDFLVAVLVMPFSIVYIVKETWIMGQVVCDIWLSVDITCCTCSILHLSAIALDRYRAITDAVEYARKRTPKHAGIMIAVVWIISIFISMPPLFWRHQTTSREDECIIKHDHIVFTIYSTFGAFYIPLALILILYYKIYKAAKTFHRRSVSRIVREEVNGQVLLDAGERSTKSASMPSTVEKTSDPLVDCDKINITLRSPRSESKHEKSWKKQRISSTRERKAATTLGLILGAFVICWLPFFVKEVVVNICERCHISEDMSNFLAWLGYINSLINPLIYTIFNEDFKKAFQKLVRCRQYL